Proteins from a genomic interval of Methanoplanus endosymbiosus:
- a CDS encoding DUF2109 family protein produces MIELWICGLVAVYAAIRIAFVKNNLLKLPFLNVIGFAVAGSLVLILKDPLSLAAAAAFFIGTTLESNAIASRIAGGKKE; encoded by the coding sequence TTGATTGAACTGTGGATCTGTGGTCTGGTTGCAGTTTATGCGGCGATACGTATCGCTTTTGTAAAAAATAACCTCTTAAAACTGCCGTTCCTGAATGTCATAGGTTTTGCTGTTGCAGGTTCGCTTGTGCTGATCTTAAAGGATCCGCTCTCGCTTGCTGCCGCCGCTGCCTTTTTCATAGGAACAACGCTTGAGTCAAACGCAATAGCCAGCAGGATTGCCGGAGGAAAAAAAGAATGA
- a CDS encoding EhaD family protein: MIDDISILLFGFLAIAGTVMAAFSREQFEKLISVGIIAAGIMPFIIAGGYTDVAIAVSLIAPITTIFILMVCRSDADDSA; the protein is encoded by the coding sequence ATGATTGACGATATATCCATTCTATTATTCGGTTTTCTGGCGATTGCCGGCACTGTAATGGCAGCATTTTCAAGGGAGCAGTTTGAGAAGCTGATCTCAGTTGGCATCATAGCCGCCGGAATTATGCCCTTCATAATTGCAGGTGGTTATACTGACGTTGCGATTGCAGTCTCGCTTATTGCTCCGATAACAACGATATTTATTCTTATGGTCTGCAGGAGTGATGCTGATGATAGCGCCTGA
- a CDS encoding EhaE family protein, producing the protein MIAPEFALGCIILVIGVIAAADPKPKTPLIRLINVEIPAWGLLLIMLSFNETLALMTFIAVTAIATFVLVRVLERSDGRW; encoded by the coding sequence ATGATAGCGCCTGAATTTGCACTTGGCTGCATTATTCTGGTAATTGGTGTTATTGCTGCGGCTGATCCAAAGCCGAAGACACCACTTATCCGGCTGATAAATGTTGAAATTCCCGCATGGGGTCTTCTGCTGATAATGCTCTCATTTAACGAGACTCTCGCGCTGATGACCTTTATCGCTGTAACGGCAATAGCCACATTTGTTCTTGTGAGGGTGCTTGAGAGGAGTGATGGAAGATGGTAG
- a CDS encoding EhaF family protein, which yields MVVRKISDYLQKVENIANIYGLIVAVVFIAALCLQVTSPLQYESEQLYPKDIVADSPLNPYERGGIPFGDTVVKAQYPSNAPYLGYVTAYLTPLSAFMAASSFYLGTTIVSHPGGIIDEILYNTRGLDTVVETSILFVAFAIAAFLYRRKE from the coding sequence ATGGTAGTCCGTAAGATCTCAGATTATCTCCAGAAGGTAGAGAATATTGCGAATATCTACGGGCTTATCGTTGCGGTTGTATTCATAGCTGCATTATGCCTTCAGGTAACTTCTCCCCTGCAATATGAGTCAGAACAGCTCTATCCAAAGGATATTGTGGCTGACAGCCCGTTAAATCCGTATGAGAGGGGCGGAATTCCTTTCGGAGATACCGTAGTCAAAGCCCAGTATCCCTCAAATGCACCATATCTTGGTTATGTGACTGCATACTTAACTCCGCTTTCGGCTTTTATGGCAGCCTCAAGTTTCTATCTCGGAACGACTATAGTCTCGCATCCGGGAGGAATAATTGATGAGATCCTCTATAATACCAGAGGGCTTGATACGGTTGTTGAGACATCCATTCTCTTTGTTGCATTTGCAATAGCGGCATTTCTGTACAGGAGGAAGGAATGA
- a CDS encoding EhaG family protein: MDQTYFLGITVIFAASAIVFIALFKEKNDLHRLILTDLAEIVALALIAMVATDLAEALILPGLVVGISELLAISEIYLVREGLTKPVKRKFRLEIMDSAPAIMALVLVAYGIVLSGFSGGAVAATGAVFFFMCKGSMERFEILEIVSGYAWAFWIVAFFIFMILPQYWFFAVMLAGGAILVKVMAKMSLIGTMGGEENV; encoded by the coding sequence ATGGATCAGACCTATTTCCTCGGAATAACTGTCATATTTGCTGCATCAGCGATAGTTTTTATTGCGCTATTTAAAGAGAAGAATGATCTCCACCGTCTTATATTAACAGATCTTGCCGAGATTGTTGCCCTTGCACTTATCGCAATGGTTGCAACAGATCTTGCCGAGGCACTGATTCTTCCCGGTCTTGTAGTCGGCATATCTGAACTGCTGGCCATCTCTGAGATCTATCTTGTGAGGGAAGGACTGACAAAGCCGGTGAAACGGAAGTTCCGGCTCGAAATAATGGATTCTGCACCTGCAATAATGGCACTTGTGCTTGTTGCCTATGGAATAGTCCTCTCCGGATTTTCAGGTGGTGCGGTTGCTGCAACCGGTGCGGTCTTCTTCTTTATGTGTAAGGGAAGTATGGAGCGGTTTGAGATACTTGAGATTGTGAGCGGTTATGCCTGGGCATTCTGGATTGTAGCTTTCTTCATATTCATGATTCTGCCGCAGTACTGGTTCTTTGCAGTCATGCTTGCCGGAGGTGCAATTCTTGTGAAGGTTATGGCAAAGATGTCGCTTATTGGAACGATGGGAGGTGAGGAGAATGTTTGA
- a CDS encoding respiratory chain complex I subunit 1 family protein: MIEYLILATILGLLFLGIHRKVIARVQGRPGPPIWQEILHTLKFSFKKTWIPKTGSELLFTGIVLVAIGIWTAALFIVIAGQSILLLFGIYMVHKMVEHGVGLSPGSPYSKFGGVRSVISASSEIPLFGAVAMIYFFTGSLMISDLIAFQAEHGPLLLIVPPAALGLYVVILSKMPYGPFSIVQGKEIVSGYKTEHFGVWRAALDVGEGLKTFVLLFAFVVIFFGQLPILLTLLVMLIVLVSLSFVSATTPLLSPYDCVTVQILIIVFMIVFAAVLGVLL; this comes from the coding sequence ATGATAGAATATCTGATATTAGCAACAATACTGGGGCTTTTGTTTCTTGGAATACACCGGAAGGTTATTGCAAGGGTGCAGGGCAGGCCCGGCCCTCCGATATGGCAGGAGATACTGCACACTCTCAAATTTTCATTTAAGAAGACCTGGATTCCAAAGACAGGCAGTGAACTGTTGTTCACCGGAATTGTGCTTGTGGCAATCGGTATATGGACGGCAGCACTGTTTATAGTGATTGCGGGGCAGAGCATTCTGCTCTTATTCGGCATATATATGGTTCACAAGATGGTTGAGCATGGTGTAGGACTGTCTCCGGGATCGCCGTACTCCAAGTTCGGCGGTGTCAGGTCAGTCATATCCGCATCATCTGAGATTCCGCTCTTTGGTGCGGTTGCGATGATCTATTTCTTCACCGGATCTCTGATGATCTCAGATCTCATTGCATTTCAGGCGGAACACGGGCCTCTTCTTCTGATAGTGCCTCCGGCAGCACTTGGTCTGTATGTGGTCATACTCTCCAAGATGCCGTACGGGCCGTTTTCTATAGTGCAGGGAAAGGAGATTGTGAGCGGATATAAGACTGAGCACTTCGGTGTATGGAGGGCAGCTCTTGATGTCGGTGAGGGCCTTAAGACGTTTGTCCTTTTATTCGCATTTGTTGTAATCTTCTTCGGGCAGCTGCCCATACTGCTGACACTGCTCGTGATGCTTATTGTCCTTGTGTCACTATCATTTGTCTCTGCGACAACACCGCTTTTGTCACCCTATGACTGTGTAACTGTTCAGATACTGATAATCGTCTTTATGATTGTATTTGCTGCGGTGCTGGGGGTATTGTTATGA
- a CDS encoding DUF1959 domain-containing protein yields MTGYVYEKSLRNMKLRIVRAPLQNLAIKEISDGLDMNIQKFRAMLIENFDMSYLENMPARYDVWKGDEVPEFPDRLLFTGFLTKYMPIITEDEMDLLLTDISGKMSGGMSEKEAVIYGREKIRELILK; encoded by the coding sequence ATGACCGGATATGTATATGAGAAGAGCCTTCGCAATATGAAATTACGGATTGTGAGAGCGCCTTTGCAGAACCTGGCTATTAAGGAGATCTCAGACGGTCTTGATATGAATATCCAGAAATTCAGGGCCATGCTTATCGAGAATTTTGATATGTCATACCTTGAAAACATGCCGGCAAGGTACGATGTCTGGAAAGGTGATGAGGTGCCGGAGTTTCCGGATCGTCTGCTCTTTACAGGATTTCTGACAAAATATATGCCAATAATTACGGAAGATGAGATGGACCTTTTATTGACTGATATATCCGGTAAAATGTCAGGCGGAATGAGTGAGAAAGAGGCGGTAATATACGGCCGTGAGAAGATCAGGGAGCTGATCCTTAAATGA
- a CDS encoding NADH-quinone oxidoreductase subunit B family protein, producing the protein MSIIQNLKNNVRSRSIHVSFVNVGSCNGCDIEILACLAPRYDIEQYGIYVHNNPREADVLLITGAFVEQWDDKLLNLWNKIPDPKVAVTIGNCPVSGCVFNRRGSYVNPPVSKHIPVAAEIPGCPPRPTEIISTILSVAPLIFKDYEEMDKK; encoded by the coding sequence ATGAGTATTATTCAGAATTTAAAGAATAATGTACGGTCGAGATCCATTCATGTCAGTTTTGTGAATGTCGGGTCATGCAATGGCTGTGATATTGAAATTTTAGCCTGCCTTGCACCGCGTTATGATATTGAGCAGTATGGTATCTATGTCCACAACAATCCAAGGGAAGCAGATGTACTGCTGATTACAGGAGCATTTGTTGAGCAGTGGGATGACAAGCTCTTAAATCTCTGGAATAAGATCCCTGACCCCAAGGTTGCTGTAACGATTGGAAACTGCCCTGTATCGGGCTGTGTCTTTAACAGAAGGGGCAGTTATGTCAATCCTCCGGTATCAAAGCACATCCCTGTAGCAGCAGAGATTCCGGGGTGCCCGCCAAGGCCCACTGAGATAATCAGCACGATTCTGAGCGTGGCCCCGCTTATTTTTAAGGATTATGAGGAGATGGATAAAAAATGA
- a CDS encoding hydrogenase large subunit, whose translation MRKKVDVSLPIGPVHPIFKEPARIRCETAGEKVISAEIDLGYVKKGIENIMKGRPWQEVMFLAERICGICSVIHNMVFIETVEKISEIDVPQRALYLRVIVNELDRIQSHMLANYSYCYTIEHETLAMYLLNLRETAMDLIELITGARITCAYMIPGGVRYDLDDEKMAVLRAGLDKLEKDLTRFDGMFEGGSLIGLRSRQIGLMSEEEGRISHAVGPTARASGIVLDERMNHPTYQKLGFEPVIRYECDNYARIKVRFQEIFQSIGLVRKCLDDMPEGKIRGGGIVKAGKGSWAGEAPRGELTYNIETDEYGRIVDIGIRTPSIMNIEACIHYMLKGVNSAADVTSTYISSDPCIACNER comes from the coding sequence ATGAGAAAGAAGGTTGATGTATCACTCCCCATAGGGCCTGTTCATCCTATATTTAAAGAGCCGGCAAGAATCCGGTGCGAAACCGCCGGAGAGAAGGTTATCTCTGCCGAAATTGATCTCGGCTATGTCAAGAAGGGTATTGAAAATATCATGAAGGGCAGGCCCTGGCAGGAGGTTATGTTTTTAGCCGAGAGAATCTGCGGCATCTGCTCGGTTATTCATAACATGGTATTCATAGAGACGGTTGAGAAGATCAGTGAGATTGATGTGCCGCAGAGGGCTTTGTACCTCAGGGTCATTGTGAATGAACTGGACAGAATTCAGTCGCATATGCTTGCCAACTATTCATACTGCTACACCATTGAGCATGAGACCCTTGCCATGTATCTCTTAAACCTGAGGGAGACTGCAATGGATCTCATCGAGCTTATCACCGGGGCAAGGATCACCTGTGCCTATATGATTCCGGGTGGTGTCAGGTATGATCTCGATGATGAAAAGATGGCTGTTCTAAGAGCTGGTCTTGATAAGCTTGAGAAGGATCTGACACGGTTTGATGGGATGTTTGAGGGTGGCAGCCTTATAGGACTCAGGAGCCGGCAGATTGGGCTGATGTCTGAAGAGGAGGGCAGAATCTCACATGCAGTCGGCCCGACTGCACGTGCAAGCGGCATTGTCCTTGATGAGAGGATGAATCATCCGACTTATCAGAAACTTGGTTTTGAACCGGTAATCCGGTATGAATGCGACAATTATGCACGGATAAAGGTTCGTTTTCAGGAGATCTTTCAGAGCATTGGTCTTGTCCGGAAATGCCTGGATGATATGCCTGAAGGAAAGATACGCGGCGGAGGGATTGTTAAGGCCGGAAAGGGTTCATGGGCTGGTGAGGCTCCGAGGGGTGAGCTTACGTATAACATAGAGACCGATGAATACGGCAGGATTGTTGATATTGGCATACGGACTCCTTCTATTATGAATATTGAGGCATGTATTCATTATATGCTCAAAGGTGTCAATTCAGCGGCTGATGTGACCTCGACCTATATCAGTTCAGATCCCTGTATAGCCTGCAATGAGAGGTAG
- a CDS encoding 4Fe-4S binding protein, with protein MSSSVIWYIKEFLRAEWIKNFFTVKTAPLVTPEHFRDYPTLTGNECTHCLRCMMICPSPGAIEVLKNSEDKWEPVIYKGHCLRCGLCVEVCPDKVITSGDILERQEREKTMFLADYHLTVDHAKCMRCGNCSVACPINKEIDPSLAFGASLGSDEVIMRVKDGKLTILHPEKCTGCKTCEKTCPNDSIKVARVVEGFQD; from the coding sequence ATGTCATCATCTGTCATATGGTACATAAAAGAGTTTTTAAGGGCTGAGTGGATTAAAAATTTCTTTACTGTAAAGACTGCACCACTGGTTACTCCTGAACATTTCAGGGATTATCCAACCCTTACCGGCAATGAATGCACGCACTGTTTAAGATGCATGATGATCTGCCCGTCTCCGGGTGCAATTGAGGTGCTGAAGAACAGTGAGGATAAGTGGGAGCCGGTAATATACAAAGGACACTGCCTCAGATGCGGATTGTGTGTGGAGGTCTGCCCTGACAAAGTAATCACATCCGGAGATATACTTGAGAGACAGGAGAGGGAGAAGACGATGTTTCTTGCAGATTATCACCTCACCGTTGACCATGCAAAGTGTATGCGCTGCGGAAACTGCTCAGTCGCCTGTCCGATTAACAAGGAGATTGATCCTTCACTTGCATTCGGCGCAAGCCTTGGATCAGATGAGGTTATTATGAGGGTTAAAGACGGAAAACTTACGATTCTTCACCCGGAGAAATGCACCGGTTGCAAGACCTGTGAGAAGACCTGCCCGAATGATTCCATCAAAGTTGCAAGGGTTGTGGAAGGATTCCAGGATTAA
- a CDS encoding DNA helicase PriA, with amino-acid sequence MPKHKCGFDEKIRCKKCGRNLEDNGKGGLYCPYCGRTVTIICPGCGRPWL; translated from the coding sequence ATGCCAAAGCATAAGTGCGGGTTTGATGAAAAGATTCGCTGTAAAAAGTGCGGCAGGAATCTGGAGGACAATGGCAAAGGGGGCCTTTACTGTCCTTATTGCGGAAGAACTGTTACCATCATATGCCCCGGATGCGGAAGGCCGTGGCTTTAA
- a CDS encoding DUF1922 domain-containing protein — protein MPGQAAIPDDNRIMTIITGGQQSATSGGQLISVIREYSGTMYLIVRCPGCQAFSYADRYQKWKLCTECGYTMDIRTCPVYLDVKTFPQAEAIVKELEAYLHSRNKKELSQDEVKILREDYTEWIRANPP, from the coding sequence ATGCCCGGACAGGCAGCAATACCGGATGATAACCGGATTATGACCATAATAACCGGAGGACAACAAAGTGCAACCTCCGGAGGACAACTTATATCAGTTATCAGGGAATATTCAGGTACAATGTACCTGATTGTCAGGTGCCCCGGATGCCAGGCTTTTTCGTACGCAGATCGCTACCAGAAGTGGAAGCTATGCACGGAGTGCGGATATACCATGGATATCAGAACCTGCCCGGTCTATCTTGACGTTAAGACATTCCCGCAGGCCGAGGCTATAGTAAAAGAGCTTGAGGCTTACCTGCACAGCAGAAATAAAAAGGAGTTATCTCAGGATGAGGTGAAAATTCTGAGAGAAGATTATACAGAATGGATAAGAGCCAACCCACCGTGA
- a CDS encoding coenzyme F420-0:L-glutamate ligase has protein sequence MSVEVIPVEKLPIFHNGDDLAESIASGFEFSDGDIICIASSVYSKTKGYIRQLDEIIPGEKAAEIAGVCGEDPRFIQAVLDTTEDLILDRPFVLSQVRCGHVGVRAGVDNSNVEDGTIIYLPPEPMESAEEMRVRFKEITGKDVRVIITDTCGRSFRRGQTGVAIGWAGMTAIHDFRGDCDLFGRVLEITEEAVVDEIAAFANFIMGESDRGVPAVVFRNCGSWKGHDELYFRPEEDITRRALKRSYMTKEDSHNGKA, from the coding sequence ATGAGTGTAGAAGTAATTCCGGTTGAAAAACTCCCGATATTTCATAACGGTGATGATCTCGCTGAAAGTATTGCGTCAGGGTTTGAGTTTTCAGATGGTGATATCATCTGTATAGCATCATCTGTATATTCAAAGACGAAAGGGTATATCCGCCAGCTTGATGAGATAATTCCGGGTGAGAAGGCAGCAGAGATAGCCGGCGTATGCGGCGAGGACCCACGCTTTATTCAGGCAGTTTTAGACACCACAGAAGATCTCATACTTGACCGGCCTTTTGTTCTCTCACAGGTCAGATGCGGGCATGTCGGTGTCAGGGCCGGTGTTGACAACAGCAATGTTGAGGACGGAACTATTATTTACCTTCCGCCTGAGCCGATGGAGTCAGCAGAGGAGATGAGGGTGAGGTTTAAGGAGATTACTGGTAAGGATGTCAGGGTAATTATCACTGATACCTGTGGGCGGTCTTTCAGGCGTGGGCAGACCGGCGTTGCAATCGGATGGGCAGGGATGACTGCTATTCATGACTTCAGAGGCGACTGCGATCTCTTTGGCAGGGTTTTAGAGATAACAGAAGAGGCTGTTGTTGATGAGATTGCTGCCTTTGCAAACTTCATAATGGGAGAGTCTGACAGGGGGGTTCCTGCTGTTGTGTTCCGGAACTGTGGGTCATGGAAGGGTCATGATGAACTGTACTTCAGACCTGAAGAGGACATCACCAGAAGGGCACTGAAGAGATCTTATATGACTAAAGAGGATAGCCACAACGGGAAGGCGTAA
- a CDS encoding preprotein translocase subunit Sec61beta, translating to MAAKKKGGNLISSAGLVTYYDSEDRRAVHIPPKAVLITAAAAGIIIAVLNHLF from the coding sequence ATGGCAGCAAAGAAAAAAGGCGGCAACCTGATCTCATCCGCAGGTCTTGTCACATATTATGACAGTGAGGACAGAAGGGCAGTCCACATTCCTCCAAAAGCAGTTCTTATCACAGCAGCAGCAGCCGGAATAATTATCGCAGTGCTGAATCACCTGTTTTAA
- a CDS encoding amidohydrolase family protein, which translates to MEDEYTVSGIVFAGRDLEAVKAEIVVKSGIITSVEERENVDERWILPSFFNAHTHIADTVAMDYPVSGSLSELVAPPNGIKHRLLSESDPEYIISAMRATIGYMKSSATAGFLDFREGGISGVKLLKSALAGGNIDGRILGRNGGEDIADGIGVSSIKEGVLAVEAAKRSKNSGKFVAFHAGEKDARDVDGAIDLNPDLLVHCTHATDSQLKRCADEGIPIAVCPRSNWCLGVASGKNNPPIHKMLDFGCKVLLGTDNVMFVQPDIFSEMSFLSFVYGVNAADIYRMAVDGSSLFGGPYYIRKSAPARFYVVNSARFNTGFSKNPLKTVVTRINSSHLDKDY; encoded by the coding sequence ATGGAAGATGAATATACAGTTTCCGGAATTGTCTTTGCAGGCAGGGATCTTGAGGCAGTAAAGGCAGAAATAGTAGTTAAATCCGGAATTATAACCTCGGTTGAGGAGAGGGAGAATGTCGATGAGAGATGGATACTGCCGTCATTCTTCAATGCCCATACACATATCGCCGACACAGTCGCGATGGACTACCCGGTATCAGGCAGCCTCTCAGAGCTTGTTGCACCTCCAAACGGTATTAAGCACAGGCTTCTTTCAGAATCAGACCCTGAATATATCATCTCTGCCATGAGGGCAACTATAGGATATATGAAATCTTCGGCAACGGCCGGATTTCTTGACTTTCGGGAAGGGGGTATTTCCGGTGTGAAACTCCTTAAATCCGCCCTTGCCGGGGGGAATATTGACGGCAGAATCCTGGGGCGGAATGGTGGTGAGGATATAGCTGACGGTATTGGTGTGTCCAGTATAAAGGAGGGGGTTTTGGCTGTTGAGGCTGCAAAGAGGTCTAAAAATTCCGGTAAATTTGTGGCATTCCATGCCGGGGAGAAGGATGCCCGTGATGTTGACGGTGCTATTGATCTAAATCCTGACCTCCTTGTCCACTGCACCCATGCAACCGATTCCCAGCTTAAACGTTGTGCTGATGAAGGCATACCCATTGCAGTCTGTCCACGATCAAACTGGTGCCTTGGTGTCGCATCCGGAAAAAACAACCCGCCCATACATAAAATGCTGGATTTCGGCTGCAAAGTTCTCTTGGGGACGGATAATGTGATGTTTGTTCAGCCTGATATATTCTCTGAGATGTCGTTTTTATCCTTTGTATATGGGGTGAATGCCGCTGATATTTACAGAATGGCAGTTGATGGATCATCCCTCTTTGGCGGGCCGTATTACATCCGGAAAAGTGCTCCGGCGAGGTTTTATGTGGTTAATTCTGCGCGTTTTAACACCGGATTTTCAAAAAATCCTCTAAAAACCGTTGTTACAAGGATAAATTCATCTCATCTGGATAAAGACTATTAA
- a CDS encoding universal stress protein encodes MFKTILTAVDGSEVGNKSLQAAIDEAKLRKAGLHAIYVVETGGFSSIPTDSTMEIIYSRMESEGQKALKDGAKLAEEHGIELTTKTSQGHAGEEILKYAAEIGADLIVMGSHGKSEVERLLLGSVTDYVIKHSNVSTMVVRL; translated from the coding sequence ATGTTTAAGACTATTCTTACTGCCGTTGATGGCTCTGAGGTGGGTAACAAATCCCTTCAGGCGGCTATTGATGAGGCAAAATTAAGAAAGGCCGGATTACATGCTATTTATGTAGTTGAGACCGGGGGGTTTTCATCCATTCCGACAGACAGCACAATGGAGATTATCTACAGCCGTATGGAATCCGAGGGTCAGAAAGCGCTGAAAGATGGAGCAAAACTGGCTGAAGAGCACGGAATAGAGTTGACTACCAAAACTTCCCAGGGTCATGCCGGAGAAGAGATATTGAAGTACGCTGCTGAGATCGGTGCAGATCTTATTGTCATGGGTTCTCATGGCAAGAGTGAGGTTGAGCGCCTGCTTCTTGGAAGTGTAACAGATTATGTGATTAAACACAGCAATGTCTCTACTATGGTGGTGAGATTATAG
- a CDS encoding CBS domain-containing protein yields the protein MTEDVVSVETPGNRDDVLRILKRTGISGVPVTKEGKLVGIITRKDLLRKADETQLSLLMTSDPLTVPPDTTIEEAAEIMIKRNFRRLPVVEDGRLLGILSVADLVSAVSQTKNSEEIRLKYTRPTFALWEDTPLPLVGRIMEISGYDAVPILNQDSMLTGIISERDLIKQALIEDSVEVSDLSNGTDDDEWTWESIRDMHTISFGISKVQLPLKPVKEAMIKDVVAVPQNAEISDCALKMKRSRVDQLPVTNGDKKMVSMLFDRDVIRALLEK from the coding sequence ATGACTGAGGATGTAGTCTCAGTTGAAACACCGGGTAACAGGGATGATGTCTTAAGGATTCTGAAGAGAACCGGAATAAGCGGCGTTCCTGTAACTAAGGAAGGCAAACTTGTCGGGATTATCACAAGAAAGGATCTCCTCAGAAAGGCTGACGAGACACAGTTAAGCCTTCTGATGACATCAGATCCACTGACAGTTCCGCCGGATACCACCATTGAAGAGGCAGCTGAAATTATGATAAAACGTAATTTCAGAAGGCTTCCTGTTGTTGAAGATGGCAGACTTCTTGGAATTTTGAGTGTGGCTGACCTTGTCAGTGCTGTTTCACAGACAAAGAATTCCGAAGAGATCCGCCTGAAATATACAAGGCCGACATTTGCACTATGGGAGGATACACCTCTGCCACTTGTCGGAAGAATCATGGAGATATCCGGTTACGATGCTGTACCTATCCTTAATCAGGATTCTATGCTCACCGGAATTATATCGGAGAGGGATCTCATCAAGCAGGCTCTCATTGAAGACAGTGTTGAGGTCTCAGATCTCTCAAACGGCACTGATGACGATGAGTGGACATGGGAAAGTATAAGAGATATGCATACCATTTCTTTTGGCATATCCAAAGTGCAGCTCCCGTTAAAGCCTGTTAAAGAGGCAATGATTAAGGATGTTGTGGCAGTTCCTCAGAATGCTGAGATCAGTGACTGTGCTTTAAAGATGAAGCGGTCAAGGGTTGATCAGCTTCCTGTGACAAACGGAGACAAGAAGATGGTCTCCATGCTCTTTGACAGGGATGTCATCAGGGCACTGCTTGAAAAATAG
- the psmB gene encoding archaeal proteasome endopeptidase complex subunit beta has translation MKGTTTVGLLFDGGIVLATERRATMGNMIASKKAKKVYQISDRIGMTIAGGVGDAQQLARLMQVECSLFNIRRGRPIAVGAAATLLSNVLNQNRMYPYYVQLLVGGIDRNGPSIYSVDALGGASPEDRIVATGSGSPFAYGVLEDRFEDGMSEKECLDLAIRALRSAMRRDSASGEDISIVVITEDKYEELMESGIKG, from the coding sequence ATGAAAGGAACTACCACTGTCGGGTTATTATTCGATGGCGGTATAGTTTTGGCAACGGAGAGAAGAGCCACGATGGGCAATATGATCGCGAGCAAGAAGGCCAAGAAGGTCTATCAGATCTCTGATCGTATTGGTATGACTATAGCCGGCGGTGTAGGCGATGCCCAGCAGCTTGCACGTCTTATGCAGGTTGAGTGCAGCCTCTTCAATATCAGAAGAGGCAGGCCTATAGCCGTTGGTGCGGCTGCCACACTCCTCAGCAATGTCTTAAACCAGAACAGGATGTACCCATATTATGTCCAGCTGCTCGTTGGCGGCATTGACAGAAATGGTCCGTCCATCTATTCGGTTGACGCTCTTGGTGGAGCATCTCCTGAAGACAGGATTGTGGCTACAGGGTCAGGCTCACCGTTTGCCTATGGTGTCCTTGAGGACAGGTTTGAAGACGGTATGTCAGAGAAGGAATGCCTTGATCTGGCCATCCGTGCCCTTAGATCAGCAATGAGAAGGGATTCAGCCTCAGGAGAGGACATCAGTATAGTTGTTATTACCGAAGACAAATATGAAGAATTAATGGAATCGGGTATTAAAGGCTAA